Proteins from a single region of Sphaerochaeta globosa str. Buddy:
- a CDS encoding inositol monophosphatase family protein, which yields MTVSCFEDRLKIACGAAKMAGEMILASNLTDIAFLVKGKSDVVTHLDTASERLIRDIIHHSFPLDNFLGEEEGLIEYGNGGTWIVDPIDGTNNLVHGIPGYTISIAYEAQDSHPVIGVVFSPQSNELFYAAQGCGAFLNSKAIHISSVASIADAVSIAPPPLRVPSLIPSHLKIYELLCREGGDVRDFGSAALHLCYVAMGRVEAFVEFKLKYHDYAAGKVLVEEAGGCFSSLHCVDHMPYQDILVTNKALFPWYTRFIRNLLGEQACNDESESSFHSS from the coding sequence ATGACGGTATCTTGTTTCGAAGATCGTCTGAAAATCGCCTGTGGTGCAGCTAAAATGGCCGGTGAAATGATTCTTGCTTCCAACCTGACTGATATCGCCTTCCTGGTAAAAGGAAAGAGCGATGTGGTCACTCATCTGGACACTGCCAGCGAGCGTCTGATTCGCGATATAATCCATCACTCATTTCCTTTGGATAACTTCCTTGGTGAGGAAGAAGGCCTGATTGAGTATGGTAATGGAGGGACCTGGATAGTTGATCCCATAGACGGGACAAACAACCTTGTCCACGGTATCCCCGGCTATACCATCAGCATTGCCTACGAGGCTCAGGATTCACACCCGGTAATCGGCGTGGTGTTCTCTCCCCAAAGTAACGAACTCTTCTATGCCGCACAGGGCTGTGGAGCCTTCTTGAATAGTAAGGCGATTCACATCTCTTCGGTTGCTTCCATTGCCGATGCAGTGAGTATTGCACCTCCTCCCTTACGCGTTCCCTCTCTCATCCCTTCCCACTTGAAAATCTATGAACTTCTCTGCCGAGAGGGTGGGGATGTGCGTGACTTTGGTTCGGCAGCGCTTCATTTGTGCTATGTGGCCATGGGGCGTGTTGAGGCTTTTGTCGAGTTTAAGCTCAAGTATCATGATTATGCCGCAGGGAAGGTGTTGGTTGAGGAAGCCGGTGGCTGTTTTTCATCTCTGCACTGTGTCGACCACATGCCGTATCAGGATATTCTTGTCACTAACAAAGCGCTTTTCCCATGGTATACTAGGTTCATTCGAAATCTACTGGGAGAGCAGGCGTGCAACGACGAGTCAGAAAGTTCTTTTCACAGCTCCTGA
- a CDS encoding ABC transporter permease produces MQIRILIIILFSLSVLLLQKISIGKRSYSMSGLRPPAVKKLKKLPFILLTILCYFIALCALAPQITTMVTSFIKTRGPLFVSGFSLESYRSVWFKLSANIARTFLYSTIAMVFMIVIGMFTSYVIVRRKSNLTNILDFVLMSPYVIPGSVLGIILVMAFNKPPLVLTGTAAILIISYTIRKIPYIIRSSTGILYQLDLSSEEASINLGVSPMKTFFKITAILMLPGVLSGAILSWISTINELSSTLILYSGRTGTISVAIYTEIMKDGYGTAAALASILTFATIISLLVFNTLTKGKGSVV; encoded by the coding sequence CCTTTCCGTTCTGCTCCTACAGAAAATTTCCATCGGCAAGCGCTCCTATTCCATGTCTGGCCTTCGTCCGCCAGCGGTGAAAAAACTCAAGAAGCTGCCTTTTATTCTGCTGACCATCCTTTGTTACTTCATTGCACTATGTGCCTTAGCACCTCAGATAACGACGATGGTTACGTCCTTCATAAAAACCCGAGGGCCTCTTTTTGTTTCCGGTTTTAGTTTGGAGAGCTATCGTTCTGTTTGGTTCAAGCTATCGGCGAACATAGCAAGAACGTTCCTCTATTCCACTATCGCTATGGTATTCATGATTGTCATCGGGATGTTCACCTCCTATGTCATTGTCAGACGCAAATCGAACTTAACCAACATTCTGGACTTCGTGCTCATGTCACCGTATGTCATTCCTGGTTCTGTATTGGGCATAATCTTGGTTATGGCTTTCAACAAGCCGCCGCTTGTCCTCACCGGAACCGCTGCGATTTTAATCATCAGCTACACCATTCGCAAGATTCCCTACATCATCCGTTCAAGTACCGGCATTCTGTATCAATTGGATCTCAGTAGTGAAGAGGCTTCAATTAACCTTGGAGTTTCCCCAATGAAGACCTTCTTCAAGATTACTGCCATATTAATGCTTCCCGGGGTTCTCTCGGGAGCTATTCTCAGCTGGATTTCCACCATCAATGAATTGAGTTCTACCCTCATTCTTTACTCGGGCAGGACAGGAACCATCTCTGTGGCAATCTACACCGAGATTATGAAGGACGGGTACGGAACTGCAGCAGCGCTTGCCTCAATTCTTACATTTGCTACTATTATCAGCTTGCTGGTTTTCAACACTCTGACCAAGGGTAAAGGGAGCGTGGTATGA